In one Ornithinimicrobium pratense genomic region, the following are encoded:
- a CDS encoding protein jag, with protein MSTSTGKPDDRTVQDAPSEDRPGEVAEAQEASVASEADEAVEAPEAYLPEADTPAQETGDQAAPRSTSVAAQDLVREGEIAADFLETLLDIADLDGDLEVDVEGDRAAVAIVDSEDGAAPQRLIGTGGEVLEALQELTRLAVQAETGERSRLMLDVAGYRSDRRSELVQTAQRAIAEVKESGERRELEPMTAFERKVVHDEVLGAGLHSESEGADPGRYVVILPGR; from the coding sequence ATGAGCACGAGCACCGGCAAGCCCGATGACCGCACCGTCCAGGACGCGCCCAGCGAGGACCGCCCAGGGGAGGTAGCGGAGGCCCAAGAGGCTTCTGTGGCCAGCGAGGCCGATGAGGCGGTTGAGGCGCCCGAGGCTTACCTGCCGGAGGCGGACACCCCTGCGCAGGAGACGGGTGACCAGGCCGCCCCACGGTCCACGTCGGTTGCCGCGCAAGATCTGGTCCGGGAGGGCGAGATCGCCGCAGATTTCCTGGAGACCCTGCTGGACATCGCTGACCTGGACGGGGACCTCGAGGTGGACGTCGAAGGCGATCGCGCCGCAGTCGCCATTGTGGACTCCGAGGACGGCGCGGCTCCTCAGCGCCTCATCGGCACCGGTGGTGAGGTGCTTGAGGCGCTGCAGGAGCTGACCCGCCTGGCGGTCCAGGCCGAGACCGGCGAGCGCAGCCGACTGATGCTCGATGTGGCCGGCTACCGCTCGGATCGACGCAGCGAGCTGGTGCAGACGGCCCAGCGCGCGATCGCCGAGGTGAAGGAGAGCGGTGAACGGCGCGAGCTGGAGCCGATGACCGCGTTCGAGCGCAAGGTCGTCCACGATGAGGTCCTCGGCGCCGGGTTGCACTCGGAGTCCGAGGGGGCCGACCCGGGACGCTACGTCGTGATTCTCCCCGGGCGCTGA